CAGAATTACACCGTAAATTATAGATCTAACAAAAAGGCGAGCCCCTAACCTATTTTTTTTAAGGTTTAGCAAAAGCTTTTTTGCTCTAGCCTACTTTGTGGAGTCATGCCGGTATATGCTAATTTTAACAAAATGAAAGTAAGTTATAAATCATCGCCCTCTTTCCACCCCCTATCCTTTCCTTGTCTTTACTCTTGCCTATTAATTAAAAATGTTTTACATTATGCATTCTCATTATAAACAAAAGTGTTTTTTATTAAATTCTTAAGTGTTACAAGTGGATGCTAATTAAGCACATATAACGCTTATTTTACAATCAGAGGTTTTGATATATGGCACAAAATGCTGGACAAGAGTTTAGTAAGGTGCGGTCATTTTTTTGGCCCGTCCATAACTATGAGCTCAAAAAGCTTTTACCTATGTTCTTGATGTTTTTCTTTATTTCTTTTAACTATACTATCCTGCGTGATACAAAAGATACGCTAATTGTAACAGCTTCTGGAGCTGAAACTCTTCCTTTCTTAAAAGGATGGGGTGTGGTCCCTGCTGCAGTTATTTTCATGCTCTTGTATGCTAAACTGAGCAATATTCTTAGCAAAGAGGCCCTTTTTTATACGGTCCTTACACCCTTCTTGGTCTTTTTCGCTCTTTTTGCTTTCGTTCTCTATCCCAATAGAGAGCTTCTTCATCCCACGACCTCAGCAGATTATCTACAGTCAATCTTACCTGCAGGTTTAGGCGGCTTAGTCGCTTGCTACAGAGATTGGACATTTTCTCTGTTTTATATTTTAGCAGAACTATGGGGAAGCGCCGTGTTATCTTTGATGTTCTGGGGCTTTGCCAATGATATTATGCGTGTGACTGAAGCTAAGCGTTTTTATACTCTGCTAGGCCTTGGAGCGAATGTTGCCTTGCTTGTTTCTGGCCCTACGATTGTCTATTTTTCTAGGATCCAGAGTCGCATTCCCGCTGGCGTAGATCCATGGCAAGTTTCTCTTAACTATCTAATGACTTTCGTTGTTTTAGCTGGTGTATCGGTGCTTGCTATCTACTATTGGATGAATAGAAACGTTTTGACCGATCCACGCTTCTATAACCCTGAAGAGGAAAGAAAAGGAAAAAAATCTAAACCTAAAATGGGTATTTTAGAAAGTTTTGCTTTTCTAGCTAAATCTAAGTACATTCTCTGCATTGCTATGCTTGTCATTTCTTATGGCATTTGCATTAATTTAGTGGAAGTAACTTGGAAAGGACAACTTAAGCTACAATACAAAAATCCTAATGATTACAATGCTTTTATGGGCATATTTTCTACCATTACAGGATTGATGACAATTATCATGATGTTCTTAGGCGGCTGGATTACCCGCAAAAAAGGCTGGGGCTTTGCTGCTATGGCAACACCTATTGTTTTATTAATAACAGGAATCGGTTTCTTTTCTTTTGTTATATTTAGGGACCACCTTGCCGGCTTCATTAGCTACTTTGGCACGACTTCACTTATGCTAGCAGTAATCTTTGGTATGATACAAAATATTATGAGTAAATCGACGAAATACTCTTTATTTGATCCGACGAAAGAGATGGCTTATATTCCTCTTGACCAAGAATCCAAGGTCAAAGGCAAGGCTGCTATTGATGTGGTTGGTGCACGTCTTGGTAAATCTGGAGGTTCTTTTATTCAACAAGGTCTGCTTGTTGCATTCGGATCGCTAGCCGCCATTACTCCTTATGTAGCTATCATTATGACCATCTTTATCCTCATTTGGTTAGCTGCAGTAAGATCGCTAAACCGTCAATTTACAGCTTTAACTCATGAAAAAACTGATACTTCTGAAGGGTCTACTCTGGTAGGAACAGAGGGAACTGCAAAAATATCGGGTTGATTAAAAGCTTGGCCTTAATACAAGCCACTTGCTTGAACCTCTGTTCAAGCAGGTGGCTTTTTTATTTATGGATAGCTTAAAAGGAGATGAATATCTATCATTTCTTTGTCTAATAACTTTTCTTAAGTCTTGCATCTTATAGATACAGCTAGCACGAGGTAAGATAGATAATAACAATAAATTTATTGATTAGAGTTTACTTATGCAACAACTGATCTAGCCTTTTTGGACTTCAAGGGTAACCACATAGATCAAACCAGGGTTAAGTAACAACTTGGGGTTCTCTTTCAATTTTATAGACAGAATGACCTTTTCTTTGTTATCCTATCTGCTTACCCTTTTCTATCAAATGAAAGCTTTAAATAAGGAAACGAATTGTCATGGAAAAACAAAAGCGCTGGCAATTATATCTGATATTAGCGGTCATCATTTTGACGCTATTCAACATTTTGCCAACAATTTTCTACTATACTAAACCTCTTAAATCCCCTATCGACGCAACTCGTGCCCAAGAAATTGCTGTTGCTATCGCCAATAGGACAAATGAACTTGAGCAGAATGCTACTGATTGGCTGCATTCGTTTGCTAAGCTACTAGGTGTAAAGCCCCGATCTATCGAGCTACAAAAAAACAATCCTCAATATATTGAAGTGAATTTTAATAATACGCAAGACGCCTCTCTTTTCAGGCGTTTTTTACCTAGAGCTGGAGCATTAATCCCATTTGTTCCTGCTCAACTCGAGCTCTATCCTCAGGTAGATGAGCAGAGCACACAAGTCATCGTTTCTCGAAAAATAAACATTCATTTTAATTCTCAAGATTTACAAGAATTTTTTCAGTATGCTTACAAACAAAATGCTGAAGGGCAAATTACTGACTTTTATCGTCAATTAGTTGAAGACCGTGTGGCCCAGTTAGCTCTAGCTTTTGGCAGCACAAGCAAACCAGCCACCCTTTTGCAAGCAATTAAAAATAACCCCACTAGCTCTTACGATGATCTTGTACTCAACCTTGCCAGTGAAATTGTAGAAGCAAATAAAGCCTTACAAGCTAATCAAGCAATGGCTAAACGCTATTTTGCTAGCTTTACCCAGCTTAGTTCTCCCTCTAAGGATAATCTAGTTAGCAAATTTTTATCTCGCGCAGAAGCTCTAAAGGCAGGTTTGGGAGCCAAGAAAGACACCTTGGCCCAAGAAATAAAAAAAGCAGAAGAGAGCAAGCAAACGGTTGATTCTAGCCAACGGCAAGCTTTAACTCTTCTAGAAGGACAACGCCATACTTTAAGCCAAGCCATTTCTATCCTTCAACAACGGGCAGTTGATTTTAAAGCTAGCCAACAAGCTTTAACGCCAGAAAAAGTCAAAAGCTTAATTCAAGCTAGCCAAAAGGACTCTACAGCTAATGATAAACTACAGATAGTGTCACTAGATGGAAGCAATCCTTTTGTTCAAGGGCTGGTTATTGATTGGTCAAATGAGAAAATCTTTCTTCAACTTTATCCAGATATTCAAGCCATCCGCCAAGCTCCTAGCAGAGATGAAGAAGCGGATGTTTTAAGAGATAAAATAAACAATCTAATAATCAACGATATTGCACGTGCAGGCCGTTTAACGGATGAAAATTTAATACCTTGGGAAGAAACCTTTGGCGTTAATCTTTCACAATTGACCAATCCCCACAGCTTCTTAGCGTTAAATTTAACCGCCGTCGCTGAAAAACAAATCCAGCTGCTGCTGAATCAATTAGAAGAAGTATGGCTACCCAAACATGCTGAGCTAACCCGTGAAGCCTATCCCCTAAGAGACTATGCTTCGTATACAAAATCTAAGCCTGAAGAGCAAAAACTAGGTTTACTCGTATACGCACCTTCTGCACAGCAGAGCCCTACCTTACCAGGATTTAACAATGGCTCTATCTATGTGGTTGCAAGAGGAATGGATAGCATCATGCAAAAATATCGCCAAATGCCCGATTCTCCTGAAAAACGAGAATTTCTTCATGATATCGAGCAGCTCCATTATACCTTGCAAGCCAATGGCTTTGTAGGCTATTCAGGGGCCACCTTCGGATTACCAGCTGAATTTAGCAAAGATTATATCTTTGAGCTCAATGATTACTATGATACCTTGCTTAAAGCTACACGCGAGAATTTCTATACTAAAGGCAGCAAGCGCCACGCCTTGCTAGACTTTACAGATGTCGAGCAGCGTATACTAGCTACGAACGCTATCGAAGATCGTCAGCAAGAAGACTTACTTAAATGGGAAGAAGAATACCGCTCTGCCCAGGTAGACTTGGATATTACTAACCATTATCTAGTTCCTGCCCCAACCAAAAACCCCTACTGGCAAAATTTCAAGCTTAGCTTCGCAAAATTTTTCCGCGGTGATGATCGTAAGATTCTTAAGCTTGGCTTAGATCTTTCCGGTGGTAAAACAGTACGCATAGGCCTCAGAGACCAAAATGGGCGAGAAGTCACCAATCCTGAAGATTTAAAACAAGCTGTTAATGAATTATATACACGCATTAACAAAATGGGGGTCTCAGAACGTACCATTCACTTAGAAGGCAACAACATTGTTTTAGACTTTCCTGGCTCGCAAAACATGTCAGCTACGGATCTTGTCAAAGCCTCTGCCATGTATTTTCATGTAGTCAATGAGAAATTCACACCTAACAATCCTGCTTTAAAAGAAGCTGTCAATCAGTTTTTACAAAATGTATGGAATGAAGCGGTAGTTACTAATCGTACAGATATTGATAGTGTGAATGAGATTGCCTGGCACCATTTAGGAGGTGACTTGGCTACAGGTGAGCTGACAGGCCCACGTTCAGAATATGCCACTCTGCTATATGAGAGCGGCCTACGTCTAGCTGATCCTAAGCATAAGGAAGTAAGCAATACTTACAACGATACACTTTCTTCAGTCGCCATTTTACGTGGTAAGGATTTTTCAGAATGGAATAACCAGGCCCATCCCTTGCTAATCGTTTTCCACCATTATGCATTAGAGGGTTCTAGCTTAACAAACATTCAAGTGGGCTATGATTCTTCTGAAGGAAATACGCTTTCTTTCAGTGTAAAAAGCTCATATGATGGTTCACGCATGGGCAGCCCACGGGATGACTTTTATACCTGGACCTCACAGTTTGCCGAAGATAAAATTGTAGGCACTCCCAAAGAAAGTTATTCCCGAGGAAAAGGGTGGCGCATGGCAGTGGTTTTAAATGGGACAATCATCAGCTCTCCCAGCCTTCGTGCAGCTCTAAAAGATTCTGCTCAGATTACTGGTCGCTTCACTCAACGTGAAGTCAATCAGCTAGCTGCCGACTTAAAAGCTGGATCCTTAAGCTTTACACCAAAAATTCTTTCAGAAGAAAATGTAAGCCCTGAATTGGGCCAAGAAGAACGCACTCGAGGAGTAGTGGCCTCTGTGGTAGCACTTACTTTGGTGGTTATCGCTATGATTGGCTACTATCACTTCGCTGGAGTTGTCGCTTCTACAGCTGTTCTTTTTAACATTCTCATCCTTTGGGGAGTTATGCAGAATATCGGCCAGCCTTTAACATTGCCGGGACTTGCGGGTATTGTCCTCACCATTGGTATGGCAGTCGATGCAAATGTGCTAGTTTTTGAAAGAATCCGGGAAGAGTTTAAGCAATCAGGACGCTTAGCTTCAGCTATTCAAGCCGGCTATCGTAAAGCTTTTAGTGCTATTATTGATTCCAATATCACCACTATTATTGCTGCCCTCATTCTTATTCAATTTGATTCTGGTCCTGTCAAGGGCTTTGCTGTAACTTTGATCATTGGAATTATTTCC
The DNA window shown above is from Neochlamydia sp. AcF84 and carries:
- a CDS encoding NTP/NDP exchange transporter; this encodes MAQNAGQEFSKVRSFFWPVHNYELKKLLPMFLMFFFISFNYTILRDTKDTLIVTASGAETLPFLKGWGVVPAAVIFMLLYAKLSNILSKEALFYTVLTPFLVFFALFAFVLYPNRELLHPTTSADYLQSILPAGLGGLVACYRDWTFSLFYILAELWGSAVLSLMFWGFANDIMRVTEAKRFYTLLGLGANVALLVSGPTIVYFSRIQSRIPAGVDPWQVSLNYLMTFVVLAGVSVLAIYYWMNRNVLTDPRFYNPEEERKGKKSKPKMGILESFAFLAKSKYILCIAMLVISYGICINLVEVTWKGQLKLQYKNPNDYNAFMGIFSTITGLMTIIMMFLGGWITRKKGWGFAAMATPIVLLITGIGFFSFVIFRDHLAGFISYFGTTSLMLAVIFGMIQNIMSKSTKYSLFDPTKEMAYIPLDQESKVKGKAAIDVVGARLGKSGGSFIQQGLLVAFGSLAAITPYVAIIMTIFILIWLAAVRSLNRQFTALTHEKTDTSEGSTLVGTEGTAKISG
- the secD gene encoding protein translocase subunit SecD translates to MEKQKRWQLYLILAVIILTLFNILPTIFYYTKPLKSPIDATRAQEIAVAIANRTNELEQNATDWLHSFAKLLGVKPRSIELQKNNPQYIEVNFNNTQDASLFRRFLPRAGALIPFVPAQLELYPQVDEQSTQVIVSRKINIHFNSQDLQEFFQYAYKQNAEGQITDFYRQLVEDRVAQLALAFGSTSKPATLLQAIKNNPTSSYDDLVLNLASEIVEANKALQANQAMAKRYFASFTQLSSPSKDNLVSKFLSRAEALKAGLGAKKDTLAQEIKKAEESKQTVDSSQRQALTLLEGQRHTLSQAISILQQRAVDFKASQQALTPEKVKSLIQASQKDSTANDKLQIVSLDGSNPFVQGLVIDWSNEKIFLQLYPDIQAIRQAPSRDEEADVLRDKINNLIINDIARAGRLTDENLIPWEETFGVNLSQLTNPHSFLALNLTAVAEKQIQLLLNQLEEVWLPKHAELTREAYPLRDYASYTKSKPEEQKLGLLVYAPSAQQSPTLPGFNNGSIYVVARGMDSIMQKYRQMPDSPEKREFLHDIEQLHYTLQANGFVGYSGATFGLPAEFSKDYIFELNDYYDTLLKATRENFYTKGSKRHALLDFTDVEQRILATNAIEDRQQEDLLKWEEEYRSAQVDLDITNHYLVPAPTKNPYWQNFKLSFAKFFRGDDRKILKLGLDLSGGKTVRIGLRDQNGREVTNPEDLKQAVNELYTRINKMGVSERTIHLEGNNIVLDFPGSQNMSATDLVKASAMYFHVVNEKFTPNNPALKEAVNQFLQNVWNEAVVTNRTDIDSVNEIAWHHLGGDLATGELTGPRSEYATLLYESGLRLADPKHKEVSNTYNDTLSSVAILRGKDFSEWNNQAHPLLIVFHHYALEGSSLTNIQVGYDSSEGNTLSFSVKSSYDGSRMGSPRDDFYTWTSQFAEDKIVGTPKESYSRGKGWRMAVVLNGTIISSPSLRAALKDSAQITGRFTQREVNQLAADLKAGSLSFTPKILSEENVSPELGQEERTRGVVASVVALTLVVIAMIGYYHFAGVVASTAVLFNILILWGVMQNIGQPLTLPGLAGIVLTIGMAVDANVLVFERIREEFKQSGRLASAIQAGYRKAFSAIIDSNITTIIAALILIQFDSGPVKGFAVTLIIGIISSMFTALFMTRYFFAGWIQDPKHKSLSMSQLIGNTHFDFLKHARSAIIISFAMIALGGYFFSAQYKTMFGMDFTGGYSLNVELEEKPEGANYRQLAAEALLAHGATANDFQLRTLSKPNQLRIQLATSMEQKGHPFYQLPETYVEGKFAHEYQKNPRIIWLVNTLADRGLNIASSQLDQLHTHWTVISGQFSEAMRNNAVIGLTIALASILLYITFRFEFKFALGAVVGLAHDVIITLGILAIFQAIGFAVQIDLQVVGAIMTIIGYSLNDTIIVFDRIREDMRIMRKMKFKEIVNHALNITLSRTLMTSGTTLLVLLSLVLLGGHSIFAFSLVMTIGVIVGTLSSLFIASPVMLYIHNREIKKLEEEMHPTRRLSS